One segment of Rhodothermales bacterium DNA contains the following:
- a CDS encoding copper oxidase, with protein sequence MSSFSRRDWMKASAAALGGAALGSVRRAAALPAEWDGEAAARALEPAAGGAVRPRIPDDLSTPYVGDRPPRVHTPNGSSITGRRADDGAWVYHLVAEEVQHEFAPGLTATCWGYNGQVHGPTFEAVEGDTVRVYVTNRLPVATTVHWHGFFLPNGMDGVGGLNQPVIPPGETFVYTFPIRQNGTFMYHSHHDEMTQIALGLTGMFVVHPNTRGEIPEVDRDFAIMLHEWAVDPGTSRPDPNEMSDFNVLTMNARAFPGTDPLVVGHMDRVRLRFGNLSPMDHHPIHLHGHYWKIVGTDGGRIPEAGQWPETTVLVPVGSTRTVEFTADALGDWAMHCHMTHHVMNQMGHEFPNMVGVDAAKLDREVRPLVPGYMTMGQVGGDDMGAHVEMGHMPVPENSIPMVGAAGPFGYITMGGMYTNMLVRPRPVDYDRFPGWYEHPPGTVAHAVSAEVAARDGVRV encoded by the coding sequence ATGTCTTCCTTCTCCCGCCGCGACTGGATGAAAGCGAGCGCCGCCGCGCTCGGTGGCGCCGCGCTCGGCTCGGTCCGCCGCGCCGCTGCACTCCCCGCCGAGTGGGACGGCGAAGCCGCCGCCCGGGCGCTCGAACCCGCCGCCGGCGGGGCCGTCCGCCCCCGCATCCCCGACGACCTCTCGACGCCCTACGTCGGCGACCGGCCGCCGCGTGTGCACACGCCCAACGGCTCGTCCATCACCGGCCGCCGGGCCGACGACGGGGCGTGGGTCTACCACCTCGTCGCCGAGGAGGTGCAGCACGAGTTCGCGCCCGGCCTCACGGCCACGTGCTGGGGCTACAACGGGCAGGTCCACGGCCCCACCTTCGAGGCCGTCGAGGGCGACACCGTCCGCGTCTACGTCACGAACCGGCTTCCCGTCGCCACGACGGTCCACTGGCACGGGTTCTTCCTCCCCAACGGGATGGACGGCGTGGGCGGGCTGAACCAGCCCGTGATCCCGCCCGGCGAGACGTTCGTCTACACCTTCCCGATCCGCCAGAACGGGACGTTCATGTACCACAGCCACCACGACGAGATGACGCAGATCGCGCTCGGGCTGACGGGGATGTTCGTGGTGCACCCGAACACCCGGGGCGAGATCCCGGAGGTCGACCGCGACTTCGCCATCATGCTCCACGAGTGGGCCGTCGACCCGGGCACGAGCCGGCCGGACCCCAACGAGATGAGCGACTTCAACGTGCTCACGATGAACGCGAGGGCGTTCCCCGGCACCGACCCCCTCGTCGTCGGGCACATGGACCGGGTGCGCCTCCGCTTCGGCAACCTCTCGCCGATGGACCACCACCCGATCCACCTCCACGGGCACTACTGGAAGATCGTCGGCACCGACGGCGGGCGGATCCCCGAGGCCGGGCAGTGGCCTGAGACGACGGTGCTCGTCCCCGTCGGGAGCACGCGGACCGTCGAGTTCACGGCCGACGCGCTCGGCGACTGGGCCATGCACTGCCACATGACGCACCACGTCATGAACCAGATGGGCCACGAGTTCCCCAACATGGTCGGCGTCGACGCCGCCAAGCTCGACCGCGAGGTGCGCCCGCTCGTCCCGGGCTACATGACGATGGGGCAGGTCGGCGGCGACGACATGGGCGCCCACGTCGAGATGGGCCACATGCCCGTCCCCGAGAACTCGATCCCGATGGTCGGCGCTGCCGGGCCGTTCGGCTACATCACGATGGGTGGGATGTACACGAACATGCTCGTCCGCCCTCGGCCCGTCGACTACGACCGGTTCCCCGGCTGGTACGAGCACCCGCCTGGCACCGTCGCACACGCGGTCTCGGCCGAGGTCGCCGCCCGCGACGGCGTCCGGGTCTGA
- a CDS encoding RNA polymerase sigma factor, whose protein sequence is MPPSDPIPDLVEHRRRLVRYVRSLTNDPDLTEDVVQEALLKTLRAAPDITDEDALTGWLFRVAKNTVIDLHRSRQREAERLNRLAWEVEGADIQPPPEDEDVLCACYEALLPTLKPEYAELISAVELGDEAPEAAADRLGITRNNLKVRRHRARQQLRQRLEESCRACAEHGCLDCTCTTLS, encoded by the coding sequence ATGCCGCCCTCCGATCCCATCCCCGACCTCGTCGAGCACCGCCGCCGGCTCGTCCGCTACGTCCGCTCGCTCACGAACGATCCGGACCTGACGGAGGACGTGGTGCAGGAGGCCCTCCTCAAGACCCTCCGCGCCGCCCCCGACATCACGGACGAGGACGCCCTCACGGGCTGGCTCTTCCGCGTCGCGAAGAACACCGTCATCGACCTCCATCGGAGCCGACAACGGGAGGCAGAGCGGCTCAATCGCCTAGCCTGGGAAGTGGAGGGTGCCGACATCCAACCACCTCCGGAGGACGAAGACGTCCTCTGCGCCTGCTACGAGGCGCTCCTCCCGACGCTCAAGCCCGAGTACGCCGAGCTCATCTCGGCCGTCGAGCTCGGGGACGAGGCACCGGAGGCCGCCGCCGACCGGCTCGGCATCACGCGGAACAACCTCAAGGTCCGTCGCCACCGGGCACGGCAGCAGCTCCGCCAGCGTCTCGAGGAGTCGTGCCGCGCCTGCGCCGAGCACGGCTGCCTCGACTGCACCTGCACCACCCTTTCCTGA
- a CDS encoding heavy-metal-associated domain-containing protein, which translates to MNTNTQHDLTEDSVSTEDSVSETITIEGMSCGHCVGAVRRELVALDGVEVEGVAVGEARIRRDPTRADREAVEGAIEDAGFTPRG; encoded by the coding sequence ATGAACACGAACACCCAGCACGACCTCACCGAAGACTCTGTCTCCACCGAAGACTCTGTCTCGGAAACCATCACCATCGAAGGGATGAGTTGCGGCCACTGCGTCGGCGCCGTCCGCCGCGAGCTCGTAGCGCTCGACGGCGTCGAGGTCGAAGGCGTCGCCGTCGGCGAGGCCCGCATCCGCCGCGATCCCACGCGGGCAGACCGCGAGGCCGTCGAGGGTGCTATCGAGGACGCCGGCTTCACGCCCCGCGGATAG
- a CDS encoding heavy metal translocating P-type ATPase, translating to MVTLRSAPPSPSADASSDAEGLSLSLPVEGMTCASCVGSVERALGRTPGVTEASVNLATERATVRVRPGTEAGALVDAVEATGYHVRTEERDLGIRGMTCAACATRVERALRQIPGVLDATVNLATERAHVVLIAGAVSTPTLAEAVAEAGYEALRLDEADDPADAERAAREAERLRLRRRVLIAAALTAPLFLLEMVPMLVPPLHHWLAATVPIQALRAVAFVLATAVQFGPGRPFYRHGLAAVRHGSPDMNTLVALGTSAAYGYSVVATFLPSLLPAGTAHVYFEAGAAVITLVLLGKYFEALAKGRTSEAVRRLLDLQAKTARVLRDGHEVEVPIEAVALDDRVRVRPGERIPVDGVVETGASFVDESMVTGEPVPVEKGEGDEVVGGTVNGTGSFVFRASRVGADTVLAQIVRLVGEAQASRPPIQALADRVVAVFVPVVLVVAALTFGLWLGFGPEPALPFALAAAVAVLIIACPCAMGLATPTSVMVGTGKAAELGVLFRKGEALQTLREVSVVAFDKTGTLTMGRPTLTDLTVMTGFDRDAVLGLVASVEAASEHPIARAIVESAGSEGLPTHTVDGFEAVPGRGAVGVVAGRSVAVGSGRFLRERGVDPAPLLAEAERLAAEGKTPLFAALDGRLAAVLAVSDPVKEEAAAVVGSLHARGIRVAMITGDNRTTAAAVARRLGIDDVLAEVLPGEKAEAVRRLQHAGGSRPVRVAFVGDGINDAPALATADVGIAIGTGTDVAVEAADVVLMAGHLGGIPRALAVSRATLRNVKQNLFWAFAYNAALIPVAAGALYPAFGLLLSPVLAAAAMGLSSVFVLTNALRLRRFEPETAAAGPLA from the coding sequence ATGGTTACCCTGCGCTCCGCCCCGCCATCTCCGTCCGCCGATGCGTCGTCTGACGCCGAGGGCCTCTCGCTTTCGCTCCCCGTCGAGGGAATGACGTGCGCCTCGTGCGTCGGTAGTGTCGAGCGTGCACTCGGCCGGACCCCGGGTGTTACCGAGGCTTCAGTCAACCTCGCGACGGAGCGGGCTACGGTCCGCGTCCGGCCCGGCACCGAGGCCGGGGCGCTCGTGGATGCCGTCGAGGCGACGGGCTACCACGTTCGCACCGAGGAGCGGGACCTCGGCATCCGAGGGATGACGTGCGCGGCCTGCGCCACCCGGGTCGAGCGGGCGCTCCGGCAGATCCCCGGCGTCCTCGACGCGACAGTCAACCTCGCGACGGAGCGGGCACACGTCGTGCTCATCGCAGGGGCCGTGTCCACGCCGACGCTGGCCGAGGCCGTCGCCGAAGCGGGATACGAGGCGCTGAGGCTCGACGAGGCGGACGATCCGGCCGACGCAGAGCGCGCCGCTCGCGAGGCCGAGCGCTTGCGTCTGCGGCGACGCGTGCTGATCGCCGCCGCGCTCACGGCCCCGCTCTTCCTCCTAGAGATGGTGCCGATGCTCGTGCCCCCGCTCCATCACTGGCTGGCGGCGACGGTCCCCATCCAAGCGCTTCGGGCCGTCGCCTTCGTGCTCGCGACGGCCGTGCAGTTCGGGCCGGGGCGGCCGTTCTACCGCCACGGGCTCGCCGCCGTCCGCCACGGGAGCCCCGACATGAACACGCTCGTCGCGCTGGGGACGAGCGCGGCCTACGGCTACTCCGTCGTCGCCACCTTCCTCCCCTCGCTCCTGCCGGCGGGGACGGCCCACGTCTACTTCGAGGCCGGGGCCGCCGTCATCACCCTCGTCCTGCTCGGGAAGTACTTCGAGGCGCTCGCGAAGGGGCGGACGAGCGAGGCCGTCCGCCGCCTCCTCGACCTCCAGGCCAAGACGGCGCGCGTCCTCCGAGACGGGCACGAGGTCGAGGTCCCCATCGAGGCCGTCGCCCTCGACGACCGCGTCCGCGTTCGCCCCGGCGAGCGCATCCCCGTCGACGGCGTCGTTGAGACCGGGGCCTCGTTCGTGGACGAGTCGATGGTGACGGGCGAGCCCGTGCCCGTAGAGAAGGGCGAGGGCGACGAGGTGGTCGGCGGCACCGTCAACGGGACGGGCTCGTTCGTCTTCCGCGCCTCCCGTGTCGGGGCCGACACCGTGCTCGCGCAGATCGTCCGCCTCGTCGGCGAGGCGCAGGCGTCGCGGCCCCCGATCCAGGCGCTCGCCGACCGCGTCGTGGCCGTGTTCGTCCCGGTCGTGCTCGTCGTCGCGGCTCTCACGTTCGGGCTCTGGCTCGGGTTCGGGCCGGAGCCGGCCCTCCCGTTCGCGCTCGCCGCGGCCGTCGCCGTCCTCATCATCGCCTGCCCGTGCGCGATGGGCCTCGCCACGCCGACGTCGGTGATGGTGGGGACGGGGAAAGCGGCCGAGCTCGGCGTGCTCTTCCGCAAGGGCGAGGCGCTCCAGACGCTCCGCGAGGTCAGCGTCGTCGCCTTCGACAAGACGGGGACGCTCACGATGGGCCGCCCCACGCTCACCGACCTCACCGTGATGACCGGCTTCGACCGCGACGCCGTACTCGGCCTCGTCGCAAGCGTGGAAGCCGCGAGCGAGCACCCCATCGCTCGGGCCATCGTCGAGTCGGCGGGGAGCGAGGGGCTCCCCACGCATACGGTCGACGGGTTCGAGGCCGTCCCAGGGCGCGGGGCGGTCGGGGTCGTGGCCGGTCGATCGGTGGCGGTGGGGTCCGGGCGGTTTCTGCGGGAACGCGGCGTCGATCCGGCCCCGCTCTTGGCCGAGGCCGAACGGCTCGCTGCTGAGGGCAAGACCCCGCTCTTCGCCGCCCTCGACGGTCGGCTCGCCGCCGTCCTCGCCGTCTCCGACCCCGTGAAGGAGGAGGCCGCGGCCGTCGTCGGATCGCTCCACGCGCGTGGCATCCGCGTCGCCATGATCACCGGGGACAACCGCACGACCGCCGCCGCCGTCGCCCGCCGCCTGGGGATCGACGACGTGCTCGCCGAGGTGCTCCCCGGCGAGAAGGCCGAGGCCGTGCGCCGTCTCCAGCATGCCGGCGGGAGCCGCCCCGTCCGGGTCGCCTTCGTCGGCGACGGGATCAACGACGCCCCCGCCCTCGCGACGGCCGACGTCGGGATCGCCATCGGCACCGGCACCGACGTCGCCGTCGAGGCGGCCGACGTCGTCCTCATGGCGGGCCACCTCGGCGGGATCCCCCGTGCCCTCGCCGTCTCGCGGGCGACGCTCCGCAACGTCAAGCAGAACCTGTTCTGGGCCTTCGCCTACAACGCCGCCCTCATCCCCGTGGCGGCCGGCGCGCTCTACCCGGCGTTCGGCCTCCTCCTCTCGCCCGTCCTCGCCGCCGCCGCGATGGGCCTCTCCAGCGTGTTCGTCCTCACGAACGCCCTCCGGCTGCGCCGATTCGAGCCGGAGACCGCTGCGGCCGGCCCGTTGGCTTAA
- a CDS encoding copper-translocating P-type ATPase: MDHSGRAGGGGHHEHHAMMVADFRRRFFVSLALTVPIVALSPMIQGWLGFTLTFPGAVWVLAALSAFVYVYGGWPFLTGFVEEVRERRPGMMTLVAMAITVAFVYSLAVVLGVEGMLFFWETATLIDLMLVGHWIEMRSVMGASAALEELARLMPDEAHRLTPDGSIEEVPTASLRAGDRVLVKSSEKVPADGVVVDGRSAVNEAALTGESVPVEKGDGDEVIAGSINGTGALTVEVRRMGEEAYLSQVIGLVREAQASKSKTQDLANRAAFYLTVVALSVGALTFAVWFFFTDAGLGFAVERAVTVMVIACPHALGLAIPLVVAVSTSLSAKNGLLIRDRAAFERARLLDALVFDKTGTLTEGRFGVTDVLVAEGVAEDDLLATAAAVEGGSEHPIAAGVVRTAEERGLAVPAVADFEAITGKGVRATVGGTEVQILSPGAVEAEGLAVPPSLHDRAEALGREGKTVVWVVRGGAVQGALALADVVRPESKEAIDRLHELGVEAIMLTGDKREVAEHVARQIGIDRVLAEVLPDQKAAAIRALQAEGKVVAMTGDGVNDAPALATADVGIAVGAGTDVAVETADVILARSDPRDAVRIVALAQATYRKMVQNLWWAAGYNVVAIPLAAGVLAWAGIVLSPAVGAVLMSLSTVIVAINARFLRVD, from the coding sequence ATGGATCACAGCGGGCGCGCTGGAGGGGGCGGGCATCACGAGCACCACGCGATGATGGTGGCCGACTTCCGCCGTCGGTTCTTCGTGAGCCTCGCCCTCACCGTCCCCATCGTCGCGCTCAGCCCGATGATCCAGGGCTGGCTCGGGTTCACGCTCACCTTCCCCGGCGCCGTGTGGGTGCTGGCCGCGCTCTCCGCGTTCGTCTACGTGTACGGCGGCTGGCCCTTCCTCACCGGGTTCGTCGAGGAGGTGCGCGAGCGGCGGCCGGGGATGATGACGCTCGTGGCGATGGCGATCACCGTCGCCTTCGTCTACTCCCTCGCCGTCGTCCTCGGCGTCGAGGGGATGCTGTTCTTCTGGGAGACGGCCACCCTCATCGACCTCATGCTCGTCGGGCACTGGATCGAGATGCGGAGCGTGATGGGGGCGTCCGCCGCGCTCGAAGAGCTCGCCCGGCTGATGCCCGACGAGGCCCACCGCCTCACCCCGGACGGTTCCATCGAGGAGGTCCCCACCGCCTCGCTCCGCGCGGGCGACCGCGTCCTCGTCAAGTCGAGCGAGAAGGTGCCCGCCGACGGCGTCGTGGTCGACGGACGGAGCGCGGTCAACGAGGCGGCGCTGACGGGCGAGTCCGTTCCGGTCGAGAAAGGCGACGGCGATGAAGTCATCGCCGGGAGCATCAACGGTACGGGGGCACTCACGGTCGAGGTTCGGCGGATGGGGGAAGAGGCCTACCTCAGCCAGGTCATCGGGCTCGTTCGCGAGGCGCAGGCGTCGAAGTCGAAGACCCAGGACCTCGCCAACCGCGCCGCCTTCTACCTCACCGTCGTCGCGCTCTCCGTCGGCGCCCTCACGTTCGCCGTGTGGTTCTTCTTCACCGACGCCGGCCTCGGGTTCGCCGTCGAGCGCGCCGTGACGGTGATGGTCATCGCGTGCCCCCACGCGCTCGGCCTCGCCATCCCCCTCGTCGTCGCCGTCTCGACGAGCCTCAGCGCGAAGAACGGGCTCCTCATCCGCGACCGGGCCGCCTTCGAGCGGGCGCGGCTCCTCGACGCGCTCGTCTTCGACAAGACGGGGACGCTGACGGAGGGCCGCTTCGGCGTGACCGACGTACTCGTCGCCGAAGGCGTCGCGGAAGACGACCTCCTCGCGACGGCCGCCGCCGTCGAGGGCGGGAGCGAGCACCCCATCGCCGCCGGCGTCGTCCGCACGGCCGAGGAGCGAGGATTGGCGGTACCCGCCGTCGCTGACTTCGAGGCCATCACGGGCAAAGGCGTCCGAGCGACCGTGGGCGGCACCGAGGTCCAGATCCTCAGCCCCGGGGCCGTCGAGGCCGAGGGCCTAGCAGTACCTCCTTCACTCCACGACCGGGCCGAGGCGCTCGGCCGCGAAGGGAAGACCGTCGTGTGGGTGGTGCGGGGCGGGGCCGTGCAGGGCGCACTCGCGCTCGCCGACGTTGTTCGGCCCGAGTCGAAGGAGGCCATCGATCGTTTGCACGAACTCGGCGTCGAGGCCATCATGTTGACGGGGGACAAGCGCGAGGTGGCCGAGCACGTCGCCCGCCAGATCGGCATCGACCGCGTGCTGGCCGAGGTGCTACCCGACCAGAAGGCGGCGGCGATCCGCGCGCTCCAGGCCGAGGGGAAGGTCGTCGCGATGACGGGCGACGGGGTCAACGACGCCCCAGCCCTCGCGACCGCCGACGTCGGGATCGCCGTCGGGGCCGGGACGGACGTGGCCGTCGAGACGGCCGACGTGATCCTCGCCCGGAGCGACCCCCGCGACGCCGTCCGCATCGTGGCGCTCGCGCAGGCGACCTACCGGAAGATGGTGCAGAACCTGTGGTGGGCCGCCGGCTACAACGTCGTCGCGATCCCGCTCGCGGCGGGCGTGCTGGCGTGGGCAGGGATCGTGCTGAGCCCCGCCGTCGGCGCCGTGCTCATGAGCCTCTCGACGGTGATCGTCGCCATCAATGCCCGGTTCCTCCGCGTCGACTGA
- a CDS encoding NAD(P)/FAD-dependent oxidoreductase, whose product MPDPYDLVVLGTGAAATTAANKTAAAGWRVAVVDSRPYGGTCALRGCDPKKVLVGAAHVADLARRMEGHGTAGRVGVDWADLMAFKLTFTEPVPESKEAGFQKKGIETLHGRARLVAEDAVVVETEGGERRLAFEHLLVATGARPVPLPFDGAEHVATSTDFLRLRALPRRVLFVGGGYVSMEFAHIAVRAGADVTVVHRGVRPLEAFDPDLVGRLADHTRDLGVDLRVGTSVVGVERSGDAFRVTVETDGGERETLEADLVVHGAGRVPEITDLDLGAAGVEHTDAGVTVDAHLRSVSNERVWAAGDCAASGGAPLTPVASHESHVVASNLLDGLHRTPNHEGVPSVAFTGPPVARVGLTEAEAAERELDVEVHAGDTAAWYTYRRVRAEVAGYKVLTHEDRVVGAHLLGPGVDDLVNVFALAVRHGIPVSALRETIWAYPTHASDVPYMV is encoded by the coding sequence ATGCCCGATCCCTACGACCTCGTCGTCCTCGGCACCGGCGCCGCCGCCACCACCGCCGCCAACAAGACGGCCGCGGCCGGCTGGCGCGTCGCCGTCGTCGATTCGCGGCCCTACGGCGGCACGTGCGCCCTCCGCGGGTGCGACCCCAAGAAGGTCCTCGTCGGGGCCGCCCACGTCGCTGACCTCGCCCGGAGGATGGAGGGGCACGGGACCGCCGGCCGCGTCGGCGTCGACTGGGCCGACCTCATGGCGTTCAAGCTGACGTTCACCGAGCCGGTCCCCGAGTCGAAGGAGGCCGGGTTCCAGAAGAAGGGGATCGAGACGCTCCACGGCCGGGCCCGCCTCGTGGCAGAGGACGCCGTCGTCGTGGAGACGGAGGGCGGCGAGCGGCGGCTCGCGTTCGAGCACCTCCTCGTCGCGACCGGCGCCCGCCCGGTCCCGCTCCCGTTCGACGGCGCCGAGCACGTCGCGACGAGCACCGACTTCCTCCGGCTCCGCGCGCTCCCGCGCCGCGTCCTCTTCGTTGGCGGCGGGTACGTCTCGATGGAGTTCGCCCACATCGCCGTCCGGGCCGGCGCCGACGTGACCGTCGTCCACCGCGGGGTCCGCCCGCTCGAAGCGTTCGACCCTGACCTCGTGGGCCGCCTCGCCGACCACACTCGCGACCTCGGCGTCGACCTCCGCGTCGGCACGTCGGTCGTCGGCGTCGAGCGCTCGGGTGACGCGTTCCGCGTGACCGTCGAGACGGACGGCGGTGAGCGCGAGACGCTCGAGGCCGACCTCGTCGTGCATGGAGCGGGACGGGTCCCCGAGATCACGGACCTCGACCTCGGCGCCGCAGGGGTCGAGCATACCGACGCCGGGGTCACCGTCGACGCCCACCTCCGGAGTGTCTCGAACGAGCGCGTCTGGGCCGCCGGCGACTGTGCCGCCTCAGGCGGTGCGCCGCTTACGCCCGTGGCCTCGCACGAGTCCCACGTCGTCGCCTCGAACCTCCTGGATGGCCTGCACCGGACGCCGAACCACGAGGGCGTCCCGTCGGTCGCCTTCACCGGCCCGCCCGTCGCCCGCGTCGGGCTGACCGAGGCCGAGGCCGCCGAGCGCGAGCTCGACGTCGAGGTCCACGCGGGCGACACAGCCGCCTGGTACACGTACCGCCGGGTACGGGCCGAGGTGGCCGGATACAAGGTGCTCACACATGAGGACCGTGTGGTCGGAGCCCACCTCCTCGGGCCGGGCGTCGACGACCTCGTCAACGTGTTCGCGCTCGCAGTCCGCCACGGGATCCCTGTGAGCGCGCTCCGCGAGACGATCTGGGCCTACCCCACCCACGCCTCCGACGTGCCCTACATGGTATGA
- the merA gene encoding mercury(II) reductase — translation MTLTLTIGGMTCAGCARHVSHALESVPGVISADVPGWESGRADVALDADAPAAPPDLVAAVESAGYRAAVDGEAPPAPPSDGPATGYGAPSDAPPAPSGNGAPLPEPPAPSDLPPDAYDLIVVGGGSAAFAAALKTSELGGRAAIVNDAEGGLPIGGTCVNVGCVPSKATIRAAEAVHRAKRSAFDGIETSGWVTDFGSVLAQVRALAAELRQTKYVDVAGADDAVTLVAGRARLAGRADGLHTVEVNGGARTLRARAVLVATGARTFVPDVPGLADASFLTNETLWDLEAAPDRLVVLGGGYVAVEVAQAFARLGVPVTLLQRSGRILPREDTALSDALTDHLEADGVDVRTGVALRSVRREDAETVVAFERGGEAGEVRGSHLLLATGRRGNTDDLGLEALGVSPDARGFLPVDATLRTAADGVFGAGDVLGDKMFVYTAAYEGALAARNAREGLGSGAALVEADYTALPWVVFTDPQLAGVGLDLAQAEAAGIDAEATTLAMAHVPRAIAARDTRGSITLIRDRESDRLVGARVLAPEGSELLMEIALAIRHDVTTQQLADAFHAYLTLSEAVKLAALTFRKDVGQLSCCAA, via the coding sequence ATGACGCTTACTCTCACCATCGGCGGGATGACCTGCGCCGGCTGCGCCCGCCACGTCTCCCATGCCCTCGAATCCGTCCCCGGCGTGATCTCGGCCGACGTTCCCGGCTGGGAGTCCGGCCGGGCTGACGTCGCACTCGACGCGGACGCCCCCGCCGCCCCCCCCGACCTCGTCGCGGCCGTCGAGTCCGCCGGCTACCGTGCCGCGGTTGACGGCGAGGCTCCGCCTGCTCCGCCGAGCGACGGTCCTGCCACGGGCTACGGCGCGCCGTCCGACGCGCCGCCCGCGCCCTCCGGCAACGGCGCCCCCTTGCCCGAGCCGCCCGCGCCCTCCGACCTCCCGCCCGACGCCTACGACCTCATCGTAGTCGGGGGCGGCTCGGCCGCGTTCGCTGCCGCGCTCAAGACGAGTGAACTCGGCGGGCGCGCCGCCATCGTAAACGACGCCGAGGGCGGCCTCCCCATCGGCGGCACGTGCGTCAACGTCGGGTGCGTGCCGTCAAAGGCGACGATCCGCGCAGCCGAGGCCGTCCACCGCGCCAAGCGCTCCGCGTTCGACGGCATCGAGACCTCGGGCTGGGTCACGGACTTCGGCTCCGTCCTCGCCCAGGTTCGCGCCCTCGCCGCCGAGCTCCGGCAGACGAAGTACGTCGACGTCGCGGGCGCCGATGACGCTGTTACGCTCGTGGCTGGCCGCGCCCGGCTGGCGGGGCGTGCGGACGGCCTCCACACGGTCGAGGTCAACGGCGGAGCCCGGACCCTTCGCGCCCGGGCCGTCCTCGTCGCGACCGGTGCCCGGACGTTCGTTCCCGACGTGCCTGGCCTCGCCGATGCGAGTTTCCTCACGAACGAGACGCTGTGGGACTTGGAGGCGGCCCCGGACCGCCTCGTCGTACTCGGCGGCGGGTATGTGGCCGTCGAGGTGGCCCAGGCGTTCGCCCGCCTCGGCGTCCCCGTCACGCTCCTCCAGCGGTCCGGCCGGATCCTCCCGCGCGAAGACACGGCCCTCAGTGACGCGCTCACGGATCACCTGGAGGCCGACGGCGTCGACGTCCGCACGGGCGTGGCCCTCCGGTCCGTCCGCCGCGAGGACGCCGAAACCGTCGTGGCATTCGAGAGGGGCGGAGAGGCCGGCGAGGTTCGCGGCTCGCACCTCCTCCTCGCGACCGGGCGCCGCGGCAACACGGACGACCTCGGCCTCGAGGCCCTCGGCGTGTCGCCCGACGCCCGCGGTTTCCTCCCTGTCGACGCCACGCTCCGGACGGCGGCCGACGGCGTGTTCGGGGCCGGCGACGTGCTCGGCGACAAGATGTTCGTCTACACAGCGGCCTACGAGGGTGCTCTCGCAGCGCGTAACGCCCGCGAAGGGCTCGGCTCGGGAGCGGCCCTGGTGGAGGCAGACTACACGGCGCTCCCCTGGGTCGTCTTCACCGACCCCCAACTCGCGGGCGTCGGCCTCGACCTCGCCCAGGCCGAGGCGGCCGGGATCGATGCCGAGGCGACGACGCTCGCGATGGCGCACGTCCCGCGCGCGATCGCCGCCCGCGACACGCGTGGCTCGATCACCCTCATCCGCGACCGAGAGTCCGACCGGCTCGTCGGCGCCCGGGTCCTGGCGCCCGAAGGGTCGGAGCTCCTGATGGAGATCGCCCTCGCCATCCGCCACGACGTCACGACCCAGCAGCTCGCTGACGCCTTCCACGCCTACCTCACGCTCTCCGAGGCCGTCAAGCTCGCCGCGCTCACGTTCCGGAAGGACGTCGGGCAGTTAAGCTGCTGCGCCGCCTGA
- a CDS encoding heavy-metal-associated domain-containing protein, whose amino-acid sequence MLRPLVFAATLGGLACVPCLGPASFTVAARTADAHMLEARADTARTAHFEIAAPFCSGCVDTLVETAEAVAGVREAAVDLEGPTLDVTFDDAQTSPAAVRAHVERETRFRLRLTRVSPHVAP is encoded by the coding sequence ATGCTCCGTCCGCTCGTGTTCGCCGCCACGCTGGGCGGCCTCGCCTGCGTTCCCTGCCTCGGCCCAGCCTCGTTCACGGTCGCCGCACGTACGGCCGACGCCCACATGCTCGAAGCCCGCGCGGACACCGCCCGGACCGCCCACTTCGAGATCGCCGCCCCGTTCTGCTCGGGGTGCGTCGACACCCTCGTCGAGACGGCCGAGGCTGTCGCCGGCGTTCGCGAGGCGGCCGTTGACCTCGAGGGACCCACGCTCGACGTCACCTTCGACGACGCGCAGACCTCGCCCGCCGCCGTCCGCGCCCACGTCGAGCGCGAGACCCGCTTCCGCCTCCGTCTCACGCGTGTATCCCCTCACGTAGCCCCATGA